One Maniola jurtina chromosome 25, ilManJurt1.1, whole genome shotgun sequence DNA segment encodes these proteins:
- the LOC123878208 gene encoding putative serine protease K12H4.7 yields MWWCFFIFPTVLALRDIEPPPPTPVTRNTPIESWLTVRLNHFDASNTETFQMRYLYNDELANSTNIVIFVGGEWAISPGWLTGGLAFELAESAQAALFYTEHRYYGLTRPTSETSVHDLRYLNVDQALGDLAQFIQHVRSDSFENGRYRNGSVALVGCSYAGSMATWMRLAYPHLVTVALSDSGPLHAQENFPEYLEVITEALRSQGSEACVTSIEDAMRNITALLATPAGVQRVSQLFNTCGPLEASSPLDLATFYWFGITETFAYLVQYATPGDIPSACNRITNSTISSDPVERLASWITSQSTTQPCIESRYSVQVAAHTNTSYDSPQATMRLWTYQTCVEYGWYQTTTSSRQPFLSTVPLEYFHQMCTDFFPNLFDTALLRSGIARTNKLFAGLTHLPDHVISVSGGHDPWAPMAPNTTHATHLAPVFVVPDVSHCRAIRATNNSETEELENTKRRILQHMDRLMTGRTESGASNIILSPILLVFGILYLVL; encoded by the exons ATGT GGTGGTGTTTCTTCATTTTTCCAACAGTGTTGGCTCTCCGGGACATCGAACCTCCACCACCTACCCCCGTAACACGAAACACCCCTATTGAAAGTTGGTTAACAGTCAGACTAAACCACTTCGATGCCTCGAACACAGAGACTTTTCAGATG AGATACCTCTACAATGATGAGCTCGCGAATTCCACTAACATCGTGATATTCGTGGGGGGAGAGTGGGCCATCTCCCCTGGCTGGCTCACTGGCGGACTGGCGTTTGAACTGGCGGAGAGCGCTCAAGCTGCATTATTCTACACCGAGCACAGATACTACGGACTCACTAGGCCTACCAG TGAGACCAGTGTACATGATCTTCGCTATTTGAACGTGGACCAGGCGCTTGGGGACCTGGCGCAGTTCATCCAACATGTCAGGAGTGACAGCTTCGAGAATGGGAGATACAG GAACGGTAGCGTGGCTTTGGTGGGGTGCTCCTACGCAGGCAGCATGGCGACTTGGATGAGACTTGCGTACCCTCATCTCGTCACCGTGGCACTCTCTGACAGCGGGCCTTTGCATGCTCAGGAGAACTTCCCAG AATATCTAGAAGTGATAACAGAAGCACTTCGCTCGCAAGGCAGCGAAGCGTGCGTGACTAGTATTGAGGACGCTATGAGGAATATAACCGCCTTGCTGGCTACTCCTGCCGGGGTGCAGAGGGTTTCACAACTATTCAA CACCTGTGGCCCTTTGGAAGCCTCCTCGCCCTTGGACCTGGCAACGTTCTACTGGTTCGGAATCACAGAAACGTTTGCCTACTTAGTTCAATACGCAACGCCGGGTGACATACCTAGTGCTTGTAACCGAATCACTAACAGCACTATAA GCTCTGATCCAGTGGAGCGTTTGGCCTCCTGGATAACTTCGCAATCCACGACTCAACCGTGCATCGAATCTCGGTACTCCGTGCAAGTTGCCGCCCACACCAACACCAGCTATGATTCACCACAGGCTACCA TGCGCCTGTGGACGTATCAGACGTGTGTGGAGTATGGCTGGTATCAAACCACCACCAGCTCGCGACAGCCATTCCTCTCCACTGTACCATTGGAGTACTTCCACCAGATGTGCACGGATTTCTTCCCTAATCT TTTCGACACAGCGCTACTCCGCTCAGGCATAGCTCGCACCAACAAGCTGTTTGCGGGGTTGACCCACCTGCCCGACCACGTGATCTCAGTATCAGGGGGCCACGACCCTTGGGCCCCCATGGCGCCCAATACGACACACGCGACACACTTGGCCCCCGTGTTTGTGGTGCCTGATGTGTCACATTGTAGAGCTATCAG GGCGACAAATAACAGCGAAACAGAAGAACTGGAGAATACAAAACGGAGAATCCTGCAGCACATGGATCGCCTGATGACGGGCCGCACTGAGTCCGGCGCTAGCAATATAATATTGTCACCCATTTTACTTGTCTTTGGGATCCTTTATTTAGTACTGTGA